Proteins encoded together in one Impatiens glandulifera chromosome 1, dImpGla2.1, whole genome shotgun sequence window:
- the LOC124935902 gene encoding protein HEADING DATE 3A-like, translating into MPRDTNPLVVGRVVGDVLDPFVRSIDLRVIYNAREVANGCEFRPSQVVNQPRVDIGGEDLRTFFTLVMVDPDAPSPSNPTLREYLHWLVTDIPATTGVSFGQEVVCYESPRPTMGIHRFAFILFQQLGRQTVYAPGWRQNFNTRDFAELYNLGLPVAAVYYNCQRETGSGGRRR; encoded by the exons ATGCCAAGGGACACCAATCCTCTTGTTGTTGGGAGAGTTGTGGGGGATGTGTTGGACCCTTTCGTTAGGTCTATCGACCTTCGAGTTATTTATAACGCGAGGGAAGTCGCAAACGGTTGCGAGTTTAGACCCTCTCAAGTTGTCAACCAGCCTAGGGTTGACATTGGTGGTGAAGATCTTAGGACTTTCTTCACTCTT GTTATGGTGGATCCTGATGCTCCTAGCCCAAGCAACCCGACCCTGAGGGAGTACTTGCATTG GTTGGTCACTGATATCCCAGCCACTACAGGAGTGAGTTTTG GACAAGAGGTCGTTTGCTATGAGAGTCCACGCCCGACTATGGGAATCCACCGTTTCGCATTTATACTTTTCCAGCAGTTAGGAAGGCAGACGGTTTACGCTCCTGGATGGCGTCAAAACTTCAACACTCGAGATTTTGCTGAGCTCTACAATCTGGGCCTCCCTGTAGCTGCAGTCTACTACAACTGCCAGAGGGAAACTGGCTCTGGCGGCCGAAGGCGATGA